Proteins encoded in a region of the Halioglobus maricola genome:
- a CDS encoding putative bifunctional diguanylate cyclase/phosphodiesterase translates to MVQLIIGHTELALVLAGLAVAITCVPILIRKGRPDLATNALVIILATPVFGLMWTYKGLHDEAMLAIPALILFSAVVGSRWIFVAVTVSAIITVFLIGLANTTGVYIHQLQPGNLYTAAMIIVILMVTSFAVWVFAEDMRATMERLSREIHRVNESQFKIRELAHHDALTSLPNRLLAREQFEHALAVSQRTDTKVCLMFMDLDDFKNVNDSFGHQGGDEFLQETAQRLISTVRTTDCVSRLGGDEFLIILESVDDAELMTSVASKILQEVKKPVAIGDSDIVVTASIGIAIAPDDGEDFDTICRQADIAMYHTKDSGRNNYHFFNEAMHQRVQDRLNILSYLHEGLSKRQFELYYQPKIDLATGRIIGAEALIRWHHPVRGLITPDDFIPVAEQSGLIEEMGTWVVEEACRYCKQCEELGLIESDFTMAVNISPVQFSRGAITEVVDEALKKNGLAAQRLELELTESLLIDNSASIKRALLQLRKLGVELAIDDFGTGYSNLGYLKAFQVGVLKIDRSFISKILEAEQSRILVEAIIQVASRLNIKVVAEGVESQQMAEALFVLGCDQAQGFHWTRPLNAMKFEKYMRDHQREQRRNGGAPTLQAVAGEMQSSELTPS, encoded by the coding sequence GTGGTCCAGCTCATTATCGGTCATACTGAGCTTGCACTCGTGTTAGCTGGTCTGGCCGTCGCCATTACCTGCGTCCCTATCCTGATACGCAAGGGAAGGCCCGATCTGGCCACCAATGCGCTTGTTATCATCCTGGCAACACCAGTCTTCGGGCTCATGTGGACGTATAAGGGTTTACACGACGAGGCGATGCTCGCCATACCAGCCCTCATTCTGTTCTCGGCGGTGGTTGGCAGCCGCTGGATCTTTGTCGCCGTAACCGTCTCGGCGATCATTACTGTTTTCCTGATAGGTCTCGCCAATACGACCGGCGTTTACATTCATCAGCTTCAGCCTGGCAACCTCTACACCGCGGCCATGATTATCGTCATCCTTATGGTGACCAGTTTTGCCGTCTGGGTATTCGCCGAAGATATGCGCGCGACCATGGAGCGGCTAAGCCGGGAAATCCATAGGGTAAACGAGTCCCAGTTCAAGATTCGCGAACTGGCACATCACGATGCCCTCACCAGCCTCCCCAATCGGCTACTCGCACGCGAGCAGTTTGAGCATGCATTGGCCGTCAGCCAGCGCACTGACACCAAGGTCTGCCTCATGTTCATGGACCTGGACGACTTCAAGAATGTGAACGATTCCTTCGGCCATCAAGGGGGAGATGAATTTCTACAGGAAACTGCACAGCGCCTGATCAGTACGGTACGCACCACAGATTGTGTATCGCGCCTCGGGGGCGACGAATTTCTCATTATCCTGGAGTCGGTAGATGATGCTGAGCTGATGACCAGTGTTGCCAGCAAAATTTTGCAGGAGGTTAAAAAGCCAGTTGCCATCGGCGACTCTGATATCGTGGTCACTGCCTCCATTGGTATTGCGATAGCGCCAGACGACGGCGAGGACTTCGACACGATCTGCCGCCAGGCAGATATCGCCATGTATCACACCAAGGATTCTGGCCGGAACAACTACCACTTCTTCAATGAGGCAATGCACCAGCGGGTGCAGGACCGCCTTAACATTCTGTCCTATCTTCACGAGGGGCTGAGTAAACGACAGTTTGAGCTTTACTATCAGCCTAAAATTGATCTTGCCACAGGCCGGATCATCGGTGCCGAGGCATTGATTCGATGGCATCACCCTGTTCGCGGCCTGATCACGCCTGATGATTTCATTCCAGTTGCCGAACAATCAGGCTTGATTGAAGAGATGGGCACCTGGGTTGTAGAAGAAGCCTGTCGCTATTGTAAACAGTGTGAAGAGCTGGGACTGATCGAAAGCGACTTCACCATGGCGGTCAACATCTCACCCGTACAGTTCTCCCGCGGGGCCATCACCGAGGTTGTCGATGAAGCCTTGAAGAAGAACGGCCTCGCTGCACAGCGACTGGAACTGGAACTCACCGAATCGCTGCTGATAGACAACAGCGCGTCAATCAAGCGAGCCCTGTTGCAACTGCGAAAACTGGGCGTTGAGCTCGCTATTGATGACTTCGGCACCGGCTACTCGAACCTCGGTTACTTAAAGGCATTTCAGGTCGGTGTGCTTAAGATTGATCGCTCATTTATCAGCAAAATTCTCGAAGCCGAGCAGAGCCGCATTTTGGTCGAGGCCATTATTCAGGTTGCATCGCGCCTGAATATCAAAGTGGTTGCCGAGGGGGTCGAGAGCCAGCAGATGGCTGAAGCCCTGTTCGTGCTTGGCTGCGATCAGGCCCAGGGCTTCCACTGGACGCGCCCGTTGAACGCGATGAAATTCGAAAAATATATGCGTGACCACCAGCGCGAACAGCGACGCAACGGTGGCGCCCCGACCCTGCAGGCTGTAGCCGGTGAGATGCAGTCGAGCGAATTAACGCCCTCCTGA